In Bactrocera oleae isolate idBacOlea1 chromosome 5, idBacOlea1, whole genome shotgun sequence, a genomic segment contains:
- the bou gene encoding UPAR/Ly6 domain-containing protein bou, translated as MCSIKIVLQILLISVALSGTTLAINCYVCDASDTKTPFQCGEWFERFDDPDIQPQNCSNVHEAKYCIKHIGRYEGGIGAKRFCSSKDLGNYCDYVKNKGDRMDYRSCIFTCDTDGCNAAGSLRPWLAAIVGSLILARFWRC; from the coding sequence atgtgttCAATTAAAATCGTGCTGCAAATTCTACTAATCAGCGTCGCGTTAAGTGGTACAACGTTGGCTATAAATTGTTACGTCTGCGATGCCTCTGACACCAAAACACCCTTCCAGTGTGGCGAATGGTTCGAACGTTTCGATGATCCCGATATTCAGCCCCAGAACTGTTCCAATGTCCATGAGGCGAAGTATTGCATTAAGCACATTGGGCGTTACGAGGGCGGCATAGGTGCGAAACGCTTCTGCTCTTCCAAGGATTTGGGCAATTACTGTGATTATGTGAAGAACAAAGGTGATCGCATGGATTATCGCTCCTGCATCTTTACCTGCGACACAGATGGCTGCAATGCAGCGGGTAGCTTAAGACCATGGTTAGCTGCCATTGTTGGCTCCTTAATTTTGGCCAGATTTTGGCGTTGCTGA